The following are encoded together in the Candidatus Eremiobacteraceae bacterium genome:
- the purM gene encoding phosphoribosylformylglycinamidine cyclo-ligase codes for MTDRYAAAGVDITAGNEAVARYREIAQRSRDPRILDGIGGFGGCFEFRGYRDPVLVASTDGVGTKVLIAAALHRYDTVGQDLVNHCVNDILCVNAQPLFFLDYYAVGKLDPDVAARVVGGVAKACAENGAALLGGETAEMPGVYAEAHFDIAGTIVGAAERDALADPSTVSAGDAIIALPANGLHTNGYSLARSVLTPERWVERLAGSDRTIGDALLAVHPSYLRYVRAVQAAGVTVKAMAHITGGGLIENLPRILPGHLAARFDRSAWSLPAIVAMIAEAAELSMEDAHRTLNMGVGFCMVVAAADKAAALAAARAALKDHPVMDAAGATASVVGEIEPRHACGPAVIIA; via the coding sequence ATGACCGACCGTTACGCAGCGGCAGGCGTGGACATCACTGCCGGAAATGAGGCGGTCGCACGCTATCGCGAGATCGCGCAGCGCAGCCGGGATCCGCGTATCCTGGACGGCATCGGCGGATTCGGAGGCTGCTTCGAATTTCGCGGCTATCGCGATCCTGTGCTCGTCGCGAGCACGGACGGCGTGGGCACGAAAGTGCTCATCGCGGCGGCCTTGCATCGCTACGATACCGTCGGCCAAGATCTCGTCAATCATTGCGTGAACGACATCTTGTGCGTCAACGCGCAGCCGCTGTTCTTCCTCGACTACTATGCCGTCGGCAAGCTTGATCCGGATGTGGCGGCGCGCGTCGTCGGTGGCGTCGCAAAAGCGTGCGCTGAAAATGGCGCGGCGCTGCTCGGCGGCGAGACGGCCGAGATGCCGGGCGTGTACGCCGAAGCGCATTTCGACATCGCCGGCACGATCGTCGGCGCGGCGGAGCGGGATGCTCTCGCAGACCCGTCGACTGTCAGCGCAGGCGACGCCATCATCGCCTTGCCGGCGAACGGACTGCACACGAACGGCTACTCGCTTGCGCGGAGCGTCCTCACACCCGAGCGCTGGGTTGAACGGCTCGCGGGATCCGACCGGACGATCGGCGACGCGCTGCTCGCCGTCCATCCGAGCTATCTTCGGTACGTGCGCGCGGTGCAGGCCGCGGGCGTCACCGTCAAGGCGATGGCGCACATCACGGGCGGCGGCCTGATCGAGAACCTGCCGCGCATCCTACCCGGTCATCTTGCGGCCCGGTTTGACCGCAGTGCTTGGTCCCTACCGGCTATCGTCGCGATGATCGCGGAAGCCGCCGAACTTTCAATGGAAGATGCGCATCGCACCCTGAACATGGGCGTTGGATTCTGCATGGTTGTCGCCGCCGCCGACAAGGCTGCGGCGCTTGCGGCGGCGCGCGCCGCGTTGAAAGACCACCCGGTCATGGATGCGGCGGGCGCCACGGCATCGGTCGTCGGTGAGATCGAACCACGGCACGCTTGCGGACCGGCCGTCATCATCGCGTGA
- a CDS encoding TPM domain-containing protein, which yields MVKHFVHRRLVRHIDTKRIESAIAAAELRTSAPIHVSLAPHFWGELRKTAERAFDRLGLTATPERNGILFFVAPTRREFVVLGDVGIHQQVGQEFWDHVAAAVSSRIKQGDLTDGLVHGIETVADELERRFPRAAR from the coding sequence ATGGTGAAGCATTTCGTGCACCGCAGATTGGTGCGGCATATCGATACGAAGCGCATCGAATCGGCCATAGCCGCAGCGGAGCTCCGCACGTCGGCGCCGATACACGTCTCGCTCGCTCCGCATTTCTGGGGGGAGTTGAGGAAGACCGCGGAACGCGCGTTTGATCGACTCGGATTGACGGCAACGCCCGAACGAAACGGCATTCTTTTCTTCGTCGCGCCAACGCGACGCGAGTTCGTCGTGCTGGGCGATGTCGGCATTCACCAACAAGTCGGCCAGGAATTCTGGGACCACGTCGCGGCAGCCGTGTCGTCGCGTATCAAGCAGGGCGACCTCACCGATGGTCTCGTGCACGGTATCGAAACCGTCGCCGACGAACTCGAACGGCGATTCCCGCGCGCTGCTCGCTGA
- a CDS encoding formyltransferase family protein — protein sequence MNESAASRRGRKIPTAIFVSGAGTNLQHVIDLAAKEALPLDIRLVVSTARDAFAIERASRAGIPVLIAPFDRHAESRAAYGARLAADARAHRIELVLLLGWMHVLDASFVNAGFSGILNLHPAFLPDDPLADDVALPDGSVTPVFRGAHALRDALAFGARMTGATLIQITADVDRGPVLARRTCPLLPGDDENKALERLHDVEREVVAEGVSSWLTAAGYL from the coding sequence GTGAACGAGTCCGCCGCCTCGCGTCGCGGGCGAAAAATCCCGACCGCGATCTTCGTCTCGGGTGCAGGCACCAATCTGCAACACGTGATCGACCTGGCGGCGAAGGAAGCGTTGCCCCTCGACATCCGGCTCGTGGTCTCGACGGCGCGCGATGCGTTTGCGATTGAGCGCGCGTCGCGCGCCGGCATTCCCGTGCTCATCGCCCCGTTCGACCGGCATGCCGAATCGCGCGCGGCATACGGCGCACGCCTAGCGGCGGACGCGCGGGCGCACCGCATCGAGCTTGTGCTCTTGCTCGGCTGGATGCATGTCCTCGATGCGTCGTTCGTCAACGCCGGTTTTTCAGGCATTCTCAACCTTCATCCGGCGTTTCTTCCCGACGACCCGCTCGCCGACGACGTCGCGCTGCCAGACGGAAGCGTGACTCCCGTTTTTCGCGGCGCACACGCCCTGCGCGATGCGTTGGCCTTCGGCGCTCGCATGACGGGCGCAACCCTGATCCAGATCACGGCCGACGTCGATCGAGGGCCTGTGCTGGCGCGCCGCACCTGCCCGCTGTTGCCGGGCGATGATGAAAACAAAGCGCTCGAACGTCTGCACGACGTCGAGCGCGAGGTGGTCGCCGAAGGCGTCAGCTCGTGGCTGACGGCCGCCGGCTACTTGTAG